The Armatimonadota bacterium genomic interval CCGAATTTCTTGTAGAGGTCCATATGGCCGACAATGTCAAAGATTCCCGACTTTGCAAGCCGGGCTATCATATGCCAGTAAGTGCGAATTACATCATTTTTCTCAGACTGGCTCAAGGCATCCCAATAGTCTTTGCTGCCGTCAATACAAGCCCCATTTATTAAGTGGACCGACCCGATCACATAATCGAAAGGATAATCATGCAGCGTCTCTGCGAGCCTATCTGTCATTTCAGGGACAAAGTCGGCCTCGAGGCCATAACGAACATTGATCTTGCTACGGACTTTGTCCGCTGCTTGATTGAGGACATTGAAATAATCAGATAATCCGTCCAGTTTCATGCTCCAGTCGAATACCGGTCCATCAGTAAGGACGTAGTGGTCGGAAATACCGATCTCGTCAATGCCTGATTGTATGGCAGCTTCAATCATTTCT includes:
- a CDS encoding histidinol-phosphatase, which gives rise to MITSYHIHTKFSDGQNTAQEMIEAAIQSGIDEIGISDHYVLTDGPVFDWSMKLDGLSDYFNVLNQAADKVRSKINVRYGLEADFVPEMTDRLAETLHDYPFDYVIGSVHLINGACIDGSKDYWDALSQSEKNDVIRTYWHMIARLAKSGIFDIVGHMDLYKKFGSQPTIDVSEDIMIALDAIAKAGIAVELNTSGWHKPINEAYPSAMILKGCHKRGIPVVLTADAHRTQDITRDFDRGCQLLQSIGYASRAVFENRKLTMIDLT